In Acipenser ruthenus chromosome 16, fAciRut3.2 maternal haplotype, whole genome shotgun sequence, the following proteins share a genomic window:
- the LOC117412119 gene encoding cis-aconitate decarboxylase-like, whose amino-acid sequence MLSALKFQRTSRHFSCLRLLHKSAVEVQERPAPEETITSSFGGFIHLVHPGQLSDTVLHRSKRMILDSIGVGLLGSSSHVFELALQHCQQMYAPDYTSSVFGRRHTRLSPSLAAFVNGVAVHSMDFDDTWHPATHPSGAVLPALLAIAQMLPGNAKPSGMDLLLAFNVGIEIQGRLMRFSNEAQNIPNRFHPPTVVGPLGSAAACSRLLSLDRSQCSNALAIAASLAGAPMANAATQSKPLHIGNAARLGLEAALLASRGLEASTLILDSTPGCAGFSAFYNDYLPQALPSPVEQDPRFLLEDQDIAFKRFPAHLGMHWVADAACSARELLVNTVGGFHPSMIQNILLRIPLSKYINRPFPESEHQARHSFQFNACTALLDGEVSVQSFSPAFLDRPELLSLLSRVQVEHPQDNPANFNKMYAEVLVTLTTGDVLKGRCDTFYGHWRKPLSRDSLLKKFRANAGAVLPGERVEAIIDAVENIEDMQDCSHLTMHLE is encoded by the exons ATGCTCTCAGCACTCAAG TTTCAGAGAACCTCAAGGCACTTTTCCTGCCTGCGACTTCTACATAAATCTGCAGTTGaag TGCAAGAAAGACCTGCCCCAGAGGAGACAATCACCAGCAGTTTTGGAGGGTTCATCCACTTGGTGCACCCAGGCCAGCTGTCAGACACTGTGCTGCACCGCAGTAAGAGGATGATCCTGGACAGCATCGGGGTGGGGCTGCTGGgaagcagctcccatgtctttgAGCTGGCTCTGCAGCACTGCCAG CAAATGTATGCTCCAGATTACACCAGTTCAGTCTTTGGTCGAAGGCACACAAGACTCTCTCCAAGTCTGGCAGCCTTTGTCAATGGAGTTGCG GTCCATTCAATGGATTTCGATGATACCTGGCACCCAGCCACCCACCCCTCAGGGGCAGTCCTTCCTGCCCTGCTCGCTATTGCTCAGATGTTACCTGGCAACGCCAAGCCCAGTGGGATGGACCTCCTGCTAGCCTTCAACGTGGGCATTGAGATTCAGGGTCGGCTCATGAGGTTCTCCAACGAAGCCCAAAACATCCCCAACAG GTTCCATCCCCCGACTGTAGTGGGCCCTCTGGGTAGTGCTGCTGCCTGCTCCCGTCTGCTCTCCCTGGATCGCTCGCAGTGCTCAAACGCCTTGGCGATTGCTGCCTCGCTGGCAGGGGCTCCCATGGCCAACGCTGCCACTCAATCCAAGCCTCTTCATATTGGGAACGCAGCCCGACTTGGTCTGGAGGCGGCACTGCTGGCATCCCGGGGCCTGGAGGCCAGCACACTGATCCTGGACTCGACCCCAGGCTGCGCTGGCTTTAGTGCCTTCTACAACGACTACCTGCCTCAGGCTCTGCCCTCCCCGGTGGAACAGGATCCCCGCTTCCTGCTGGAGGACCAGGACATAGCCTTCAAGCGCTTCCCTGCACACCTGGGGATGCACTGGGTGGCAGACGCAGCATGCTCAGCACGGGAGCTTTTGGTCAACACCGTAGGGGGGTTCCACCCCTCTATGATCCAGAACATCCTACTGAGAATCCCCCTCTCCAAATATATCAACCGGCCCTTCCCTGAATCCGAGCACCAGGCCCGACACTCCTTCCAGTTCAACGCCTGCACTGCTCTGCTGGACGGCGAGGTCAGTGTACAATCCTTCAGCCCAGCCTTCCTGGACCGTCCTGAGCTGCTCAGCCTCCTGAGCAGAGTACAGGTCGAGCACCCCCAGGACAACCCTGCCAATTTCAATAAGATGTACGCAGAGGTGCTGGTGACCCTCACAACGGGCGATGTCTTGAAGGGTCGTTGCGACACCTTTTATGGACACTGGAGGAAGCCACTGAGTCGTGACAGTCTGCTGAAAAAGTTCCGGGCCAACGCTGGAGCAGTCCTGccaggagagagagtggaggccaTCATTGATGCCGTGGAGAACATAGAAGACATGCAGGACTGCTCCCACCTCACCATGCACCTGGAGTGA